One genomic segment of Alternaria dauci strain A2016 chromosome 8, whole genome shotgun sequence includes these proteins:
- a CDS encoding 60S ribosomal protein eL38 codes for MPSEVSDIKQFIEICRRKDAKSARIKKNKKVNNIKFKVRCSTNVYTLVLKDTDKAEKLKQSLPPGLTITDVGKKNPKGKRTA; via the exons ATGCCTTCCGAAGTTTCCGACATCAAGCAGTTCATCGAGATCTGCAGGCGCAAGGATGCCAAGT CCGCCCGCATaaagaagaacaagaaggtCAACAACATCAAGTTCAAGGTCCGATGCTCCACCAACGTCTACACCCTCGTCCTTAAGGACACCGACAAGGCCGAGAAGCTCAAGCAGAGCCTGCCCCCGG GTCTTACCATCACCGACGTCGGCAAGAAGAACCCCAAGGGCAAGCGCACCGCATAA